One segment of Primulina tabacum isolate GXHZ01 chromosome 6, ASM2559414v2, whole genome shotgun sequence DNA contains the following:
- the LOC142549363 gene encoding uncharacterized protein LOC142549363 isoform X3 yields the protein MAIVTGDQYLESLVKFVENQAERLIEGTLVLKLNPVGLRYVQSRLEALEELESLISGAPVDYLRAYVSDLGDHRALEQLRRILRLLPSLKVVSVLPSPGRDPTPLYLLPFGCLKVLELRGCDLSTSAAKGLLELRFTLEKLICHKSADALRHVFSTRIVEIKDSPQWNRLCFVSCACNGLILMDEALQLLPVVETLDLSRNKFSKVDNLYKCSKLKHLDLGFNNLRSISSFGEVPCQIVKLDLRNNALSTLHGIENLRSLEGLDLSYNVISNFWEVQILAGLPSLQNLWLEGNPLCCARWFRAQVFSFFPLPHKLKLDDKRISPSEFWKRQIIVTSRMKQPASFGFYVPAKDDANSEGINAKRKCISRVVSIGSEKQFIRVSSDSDSMSCDNEIQSKDENAISDDEAEIEHMMKRIELRKKEHSIQWLQEFKEWMDQTSGNVDGNNFRSNILSNNKEIHANGKLKDKNLGETSKCISDTIQLSGDESSTMMLESETSFADTSPVVNSRRHFDRNSDTTSKLFLMHQGRDGSVANNLNGNPEELRSLNDESADAVYSRFNSLVSGEDNISTENLISPSNGINSIMRSRSSSACPTSPPHYQEDILHRRQNLEEELLQLSAESFSGASSDSNSSCSEDDSAEFDTKIIQVNQSFDDNIYGGNAKDYSVVSNPGDIDHDTDPPMKQKGTLILGPFARGKYAGSKGREFEISIHASSDSITDSLVDDDIVNFHEGESDFLQKNKCRRKPRRRMVSLPEDDDAHGDIDSSNKFSDHVQIYKNDIESEGKELFCSNGMWKFIPVRINGDDKDPIVHNCYLGVLSGLNTSSKETNNFIETYFNSKIADSGVGEISVQLMLCCCLFPGRSSYYERDVAVLRSSERKLYILLVVGACEGPGDTSLEIVGCHSVGDVREVFVGLGLQVVR from the exons ATGGCGATAGTCACCGGCGATCAGTACCTCGAGTCGCTCGTTAAATTTGTTGAAAATCAGGCGGAGAGGTTGATCGAAGGCACTCTCGTCTTGAAATTGAATCCCGTGGGGTTAAGGTATGTGCAATCCAGGCTAGAAGCGTTGGAGGAGCTTGAGAGTTTGATTTCTGGAGCTCCAGTCGATTATCTGCGGGCGTATGTTTCTGATTTGGGTGATCATCGCGCGCTTGAGCAGTTACGAAGAATTCTTAGGTTGTTGCCTTCGTTGAAGGTGGTTTCAGTGCTCCCGTCACCGGGCAGGGATCCTACGCCGCTCTATCTGTTACCGTTTGGATGTCTTAAGGTTTTGGAGCTCCGGGGATGCGATCTGTCAACGTCGGCTGCGAAGGGGCTGCTTGAACTGAGGTTCACGCTGGAGAAACTGATTTGCCATAAGTCTGCC GATGCATTGCGGCATGTGTTCTCCACTCGAATTGTGGAGATTAAGGATTCGCCACAGTGGAACCGCTTGTGTTTTGTGTCATGTGCGTGTAATGGCTTGATTCTCATGGACGAGGCTTTGCAGCTTCTTCCTGTCGTGGAGACTCTGGATCTCAGTAGGAACAAATTTTCAAAGGTGGATAATCTCTACAAATGCAGCAAACTGAAGCACCTCGATCTGGGATTTAATAACCTGAGAAGCATTTCATCATTTGGTGAG GTCCCCTGTCAAATCGTTAAACTTGATTTGCGGAACAATGCTTTGTCCACGCTGCATGGAATTGAAAATTTGAGGTCACTTGAAGGGCTGGACCTTTCCTACAATGTTATTTCAAACTTCTGGGAGGTGCAGATTCTTGCTGGCCTTCCATCTCTTCAGAACTTGTGGTTAGAAGGAAATCCTCTTTGCTGTGCCAGATGGTTCCGAGCCCAAGTTTTCAGCTTTTTTCCTCTTCCACACAAG CTTAAACTGGATGATAAGAGAATATCCCCAAGTGAGTTTTGGAAGAGGCAAATTATAGTCACTAGCAGGATGAAGCAGCCTGCTAGCTTTGGATTTTATGTACCGGCCAAGGACGACGCTAATTCAGAGGGGATTAATGCAAAGCGA AAGTGTATCTCTCGAGTTGTGAGCATTGGGAGTGAAAAACAGTTCATTCGTGTGAGTTCTGATTCAGATTCCATGTCATGTGATAATGAGATTCAAAGCAAAGATGAAAATGCAATTTCAGATGATGAAGCTGAAATAGAACATATGATGAAAAGAATTGAACTGAGGAAGAAAGAACATTCCATTCAATGGTTGCAGGAATTTAAAGAATGGATGGATCAAACATCTGGAAATGTTGATGGTAACAATTTTAGGAGTAACATCTTAAGCAATAATAAAGAAATTCATGCAAATGGCAAGTTGAAAGATAAGAACCTTGGTGAGACCTCAAAATGTATCTCTGACACTATTCAGCTTTCTGGGGATGAGAGTAGCACGATGATGCTAGAATCTGAAACTTCCTTCGCAGACACATCACCTGTTGTCAATTCCCGACGGCATTTTGATAGAAATAGTGACACAACATCAAAGTTGTTCTTAATGCACCAGGGAAGGGATGGTTCTGTTGCCAACAATTTAAATGGTAATCCGGAAGAGCTGAGATCTTTAAATGATGAATCTGCTGATGCTGTTTACTCTCGCTTTAATTCACTTGTTTCTGGAGAGGATAACATCAGTACTGAAAATTTAATTTCCCCTTCAAATGGAATAAATAGTATCATGAGATCCCGTTCATCATCAGCTTGCCCGACATCTCCCCCTCATTACCAAGAAGATATTTTGCATCGACGCCAGAACTTAGAAGAGGAACTTTTGCAGCTATCTGCTGAATCCTTCTCTGGGGCATCCTCTGATAGCAACTCAAGCTGCAGCGAAGATGATTCTGCCGAGTTTGACACAAAAATAATTCAGGTCAATCAGTCCTTTGATGATAATATTTATGGTGGAAATGCAAAAGATTACTCTGTGGTTTCCAACCCTGGTGACATAGACCATGACACAGATCCACCTATGAAGCAAAAGGGAACACTCATTTTAGGTCCTTTTGCTAGAGGAAAATATGCTGGTTCCAAAGGTAGAGAGTTTGAGATTTCAATCCATGCATCAAGTGATAGCATCACCGATTCTTTGGTTGATGATGATATTGTAAATTTTCATGAGGGAGAGTCTGATTTTTTGCAGAAGAATAAATGCAGAAGGAAACCAAGAAGAAGAATGGTTTCCTTACCCGAGGATGATGATGCCCATGGCGACATTGACTCATCGAATAAGTTCAGTGACCATGTGCAAATCTACAAAAATGATATAGAAAGCGAAGGCAAAGAATTATTTTGCTCTAATGGCATGTGGAAATTCATTCCAGTTAGGATAAATGGTGACGATAAGGACCCCATCGTGCATAATTGTTACTTGGGTGTTCTTTCTGGGTTAAATACATCAAGTAAAGAGAcgaataattttattgagacCTATTTCAATTCAAAGATAGCTgattctggggttggtgaaatTTCTGTTCAGCTTATGCTATGCTGCTGTTTGTTTCCTGGGAGATCAAGTTATTATGAAAG